One Chordicoccus furentiruminis DNA window includes the following coding sequences:
- a CDS encoding molybdopterin cofactor-binding domain-containing protein, which yields MAYTLTVNGKEYTTDEDKPLLRFLRDDLHLYSVKDGCSEGACGTCTVIADGVAVKSCVMSTKRAEGRKITTVEGLSAFEKEVFVYAFGVKGAVQCGFCTPGMVMCAKALIDKNPDPKEEKIKAGIRGNLCRCTGYKKIIEAIRLAAEILRGDRVMDVSPEDPDAGIGTRTIRVDVRRKVLGYGKYPDDIGPEYFVREGSGEAEVLAEKTGMTLSADRVVLNPDDPGCTYAQMVPSDMPSLAYASAVRSRYPRALVKKIDFAEAAALPGVLGVLTAKDVPVNKVGHIQQDWDVLIGEGSITRCVGDAICLVVAGSMQTLMEAKKRIRIEYEVLEPVRSIEEAKKADAPKVHSGGNLCQSRHVIRGDAKKALEESAFTATGSFSTPFTEHAFLEPECAVAFPYKNGVKVLAANQSEYDARREILHMFGWENDPQRVVVEDMLIGGGFGGKEDLSVEHLAALAAVRFKQPVKVKLTRQESINFHPKRHAMKGTFTIGCDAQGILTGLDCEIHFDTGAYASLCGPVLERACTHSVGPYCYQNTDIRGYGWYTNNPPGGAFRGFGVCQSEFAVESLLNVLAKKAGISPWEIRYRNAIEPGKVLPNGQIADVSTALKETLLEVKPYFDQNADHCGISCAMKNAGVGVGLPDKGRARLVIEHGQVVIYSAAADIGQGCLTVFCQDVAEATGLTIRRIRNGIANTENAPDSGATSGSRQTLLTGEAVRGAAFLLRDAMLAAERAAQSGQSIEDVLRQTEGFIHPRQAMNQTAQYGTTTDFAPVDRNGFVSPAFTIESDGTLSAYGSGLDQGTYGKKGTQTAISGSPVKDPDAAIRALEGRKFYYEYFEPTDRLGADVPNAKSHVTYSFGTNVAVLDDQGKVTTIYAVYDAGKVVNPVSIQGQIEGGALMSMGYALTENFPLKDCVPQAKFGTLGLLRATQIPDIEADTVEKETLLGTSYGAKGIGEITSIPTAAAIGGAYFAKDGKLRCRLPLEDTFYSRKRR from the coding sequence ATGGCGTATACGTTGACGGTGAACGGTAAGGAATATACAACCGATGAAGATAAACCGCTCCTCCGCTTTCTGCGGGATGATCTTCACCTGTATTCAGTGAAGGATGGCTGTTCTGAAGGTGCCTGCGGAACATGTACGGTGATCGCCGATGGCGTCGCAGTCAAGTCCTGTGTCATGAGCACGAAGCGTGCTGAAGGCCGGAAGATCACGACAGTGGAAGGATTGTCCGCTTTTGAGAAAGAAGTCTTTGTCTATGCTTTCGGGGTAAAGGGTGCGGTTCAGTGCGGATTCTGCACACCCGGGATGGTTATGTGCGCGAAGGCTCTGATCGACAAAAATCCGGATCCGAAAGAGGAGAAAATCAAAGCTGGAATCCGGGGAAATCTTTGCCGGTGTACCGGATATAAAAAAATCATCGAGGCGATCAGACTTGCGGCGGAGATTCTCCGGGGCGACCGTGTGATGGATGTGTCCCCGGAGGATCCGGATGCGGGCATCGGAACGAGGACGATCCGTGTCGATGTCAGAAGAAAGGTGCTGGGATACGGAAAATATCCGGATGATATAGGACCGGAATATTTTGTGAGAGAAGGATCAGGAGAAGCGGAGGTTCTGGCAGAAAAGACCGGGATGACGCTTTCTGCTGACAGGGTGGTGCTTAATCCGGATGACCCCGGCTGCACGTATGCTCAGATGGTCCCTTCGGATATGCCTTCTTTAGCTTATGCATCGGCAGTTCGTTCCAGATATCCGCGGGCTCTTGTGAAAAAAATAGATTTTGCGGAAGCCGCTGCGCTTCCGGGGGTACTGGGCGTTCTGACTGCAAAGGATGTACCGGTCAATAAAGTCGGGCATATCCAGCAGGATTGGGATGTTCTGATCGGTGAAGGCAGCATAACGAGATGCGTCGGGGATGCTATCTGTCTGGTGGTTGCGGGATCCATGCAGACTCTGATGGAGGCAAAAAAACGGATCCGGATCGAATATGAAGTCCTGGAACCGGTCCGCAGTATTGAAGAAGCGAAGAAAGCGGACGCGCCGAAAGTGCATTCCGGTGGAAATCTCTGTCAGAGCCGGCATGTCATTCGGGGAGATGCGAAAAAGGCACTGGAAGAGTCGGCTTTTACGGCAACAGGATCTTTTTCAACCCCTTTTACGGAACATGCTTTTCTTGAACCGGAATGTGCCGTTGCATTTCCGTACAAAAACGGTGTGAAAGTGCTGGCTGCCAACCAGTCTGAATACGACGCGAGAAGAGAAATTCTGCATATGTTCGGCTGGGAGAACGATCCTCAGAGAGTCGTTGTGGAGGATATGCTGATCGGAGGCGGATTTGGGGGAAAAGAGGATCTTTCGGTCGAGCATCTTGCAGCGCTGGCTGCAGTTCGGTTCAAGCAGCCTGTGAAGGTGAAGCTGACACGGCAGGAGAGCATCAACTTCCATCCCAAGCGCCACGCCATGAAGGGAACCTTTACGATTGGCTGCGATGCACAGGGGATTCTTACAGGACTGGATTGCGAGATTCATTTTGACACAGGGGCGTATGCGTCACTCTGCGGCCCTGTCCTGGAACGGGCATGCACGCATTCAGTAGGCCCGTACTGTTATCAGAATACCGATATCAGAGGATATGGCTGGTACACCAACAACCCGCCGGGAGGCGCTTTCCGGGGATTCGGTGTCTGCCAGTCTGAATTTGCAGTTGAATCTCTTCTCAACGTTCTGGCGAAGAAGGCGGGGATCTCGCCATGGGAAATCCGATACCGCAATGCGATCGAGCCTGGAAAAGTACTTCCGAACGGTCAGATCGCGGATGTATCGACGGCACTGAAGGAGACACTTCTTGAGGTCAAACCGTATTTTGATCAGAATGCCGATCATTGCGGGATCTCCTGCGCCATGAAAAATGCCGGTGTCGGAGTGGGTCTTCCGGATAAAGGACGCGCCCGTCTGGTGATTGAGCATGGGCAGGTGGTCATCTATTCTGCGGCGGCCGATATCGGACAGGGGTGTCTGACGGTTTTCTGTCAGGATGTGGCGGAGGCGACCGGACTTACGATCCGAAGAATCCGGAACGGAATCGCCAATACAGAAAATGCACCTGATTCGGGTGCGACATCCGGATCAAGACAGACGCTTCTGACAGGAGAAGCGGTCAGAGGTGCCGCTTTTCTTCTTCGGGATGCCATGTTGGCCGCGGAAAGAGCAGCGCAGTCCGGGCAGTCCATTGAGGATGTTTTAAGGCAGACAGAGGGATTTATCCATCCGAGGCAGGCCATGAATCAGACCGCGCAGTATGGAACGACCACGGATTTTGCACCGGTGGATCGAAACGGCTTTGTAAGTCCTGCCTTTACCATTGAATCAGATGGAACACTGTCGGCCTATGGAAGCGGTCTGGATCAGGGTACCTATGGAAAGAAAGGAACTCAGACCGCGATCAGCGGCTCTCCGGTGAAGGATCCTGATGCCGCGATCAGAGCGCTGGAGGGAAGAAAATTTTATTACGAATATTTTGAACCGACGGACAGACTGGGCGCGGACGTTCCGAATGCCAAAAGTCATGTGACTTATTCTTTCGGCACAAATGTCGCTGTGCTCGATGATCAGGGAAAAGTGACAACCATTTATGCCGTGTATGATGCGGGAAAGGTCGTCAACCCGGTATCGATACAGGGCCAGATTGAGGGCGGAGCGCTGATGAGCATGGGATATGCGCTGACAGAGAATTTTCCATTGAAAGACTGTGTTCCTCAGGCAAAATTCGGCACGCTCGGGCTTCTGCGTGCCACGCAGATACCGGATATTGAGGCCGATACGGTCGAGAAAGAGACGCTGCTTGGAACCTCTTATGGGGCTAAGGGAATTGGAGAAATCACCAGTATTCCTACGGCCGCCGCCATCGGAGGCGCTTATTTCGCAAAGGACGGGAAGCTGCGATGCCGACTGCCTCTGGAGGACACGTTTTATTCCAGGAAGCGGAGATGA
- a CDS encoding nucleotidyltransferase family protein, which produces MIFRKIRTVAVMEKNHTVSCTALITAAGRSTRMKQFKQLMEINGVSMAERVVGLIREAGIRDIVMITGFNENRLREALKEYPIVFLHNEKFATTDMFESAKVGLRYLQGKAERVLFCPVDVPFFQSETIRLEMKRTENVVYPSFHFHAGHPVLFDGEVIPSLLRYHGSGGMKGAFDSLSGATKYYLDVDDAGILRDLDEPEDLGKDPQIR; this is translated from the coding sequence ATGATCTTCCGAAAAATCAGAACGGTGGCGGTTATGGAGAAGAATCATACGGTATCTTGTACGGCATTGATTACGGCAGCGGGCAGATCGACGCGTATGAAGCAGTTCAAGCAGCTCATGGAGATCAATGGTGTCAGTATGGCTGAGCGGGTTGTCGGGTTAATCCGGGAGGCAGGTATCCGCGATATTGTCATGATCACGGGATTTAATGAAAATCGTCTCAGAGAGGCGCTGAAAGAGTATCCTATCGTATTTCTTCATAACGAGAAGTTTGCAACGACGGATATGTTCGAGAGCGCGAAGGTCGGGCTTCGATATCTGCAGGGTAAGGCTGAACGTGTTTTGTTTTGCCCGGTTGATGTGCCTTTCTTTCAATCAGAGACCATTCGTCTTGAGATGAAGAGGACAGAGAATGTTGTGTACCCGTCCTTTCATTTTCATGCAGGGCACCCTGTTCTCTTTGACGGGGAGGTGATTCCGTCCCTTCTCCGATACCATGGCTCCGGAGGAATGAAAGGCGCATTCGATTCTCTCAGTGGTGCGACAAAATATTATCTTGACGTGGATGACGCAGGAATTCTGCGGGATCTGGATGAGCCGGAAGATCTTGGCAAGGATCCGCAAATACGATGA
- a CDS encoding amidohydrolase family protein — translation MKTLIQNATVYTVDSEDTVLENASILIDGTRIARILKAGEKLPDADKTIDARGKVVFPGFVNTHIHIFQSLLKGLGADKRLIDWLNASALPYGAKIGPDLQYEAARLASAEALQSGCTTLCEFFYTTQSEELAHAVISGMQELGIRSVFIRTFQDTGTEYGMPDCFIETAADAMKKTDQLVSQYNGKSDMLQIWTGPDVTWSTTKEGYLTMLEYCREKHVRYSMHIQETEVDNEMSNRYYGKNIVDLLDEIGFLSDQMLAVHCVNLTDHELNLFAGHGVNVSHCPMANMYLASGYAPTVKMLQQGINLSLGTDGAASNNTTNMLETMKMATVTQKANYRDATIMTAKQILRAATMGGAKAIGMEDEIGSVEEGKKADLIIFDPYHLTSFPMHDPLATLVYSSCVPNIETTIVNGKIMYHRGHFAGMEDLNGMYRNIEAGLAKVRMQL, via the coding sequence ATGAAAACGCTGATTCAGAATGCAACAGTCTATACGGTTGATTCGGAAGATACCGTTCTTGAAAATGCTTCAATTCTGATTGACGGGACAAGAATTGCACGGATTCTGAAGGCGGGAGAGAAGCTGCCTGATGCGGATAAGACGATTGATGCCCGGGGCAAGGTGGTGTTTCCGGGGTTCGTCAACACGCATATCCATATCTTCCAGTCGCTTCTCAAAGGACTCGGTGCCGACAAACGCCTGATTGACTGGCTGAATGCATCGGCGCTTCCGTATGGAGCCAAGATCGGGCCGGATCTGCAGTATGAAGCCGCGCGGCTTGCCAGTGCGGAGGCTTTGCAGTCAGGATGCACCACTTTGTGCGAATTCTTCTATACGACGCAGTCTGAGGAGCTGGCCCACGCCGTGATTTCAGGCATGCAGGAGCTGGGAATTCGAAGCGTCTTCATCAGAACGTTTCAGGATACAGGAACCGAGTATGGGATGCCGGACTGCTTCATCGAAACAGCAGCGGATGCGATGAAGAAAACCGATCAGCTTGTCAGTCAGTATAACGGGAAGAGCGACATGCTTCAGATCTGGACCGGACCGGATGTCACCTGGTCCACGACAAAGGAAGGCTACCTGACGATGCTTGAATATTGCAGGGAGAAGCATGTCCGTTATTCCATGCATATTCAGGAGACGGAAGTCGACAATGAGATGAGCAATCGCTATTATGGAAAGAATATTGTCGACCTTCTGGATGAAATCGGTTTTCTGTCAGACCAGATGCTTGCGGTGCACTGTGTCAATCTGACGGATCATGAACTGAACCTTTTTGCCGGACATGGCGTGAATGTCAGCCATTGTCCTATGGCGAACATGTATCTTGCTTCAGGCTACGCTCCGACGGTGAAAATGCTGCAGCAGGGAATCAATCTTTCGCTTGGCACGGATGGCGCGGCCAGCAATAATACGACGAATATGCTGGAAACGATGAAAATGGCCACAGTAACACAGAAAGCCAACTATCGCGACGCGACGATCATGACCGCAAAGCAGATCTTAAGAGCGGCCACTATGGGAGGCGCGAAGGCGATCGGAATGGAAGATGAGATCGGATCGGTTGAGGAAGGCAAGAAGGCTGATCTGATCATCTTTGATCCTTATCACCTCACCAGTTTCCCGATGCATGACCCGCTGGCAACGCTCGTCTATTCATCCTGTGTTCCGAATATCGAGACGACTATTGTGAACGGGAAAATCATGTATCACCGTGGCCATTTTGCAGGCATGGAAGATCTGAACGGTATGTACCGGAACATCGAAGCGGGACTAGCCAAGGTCAGAATGCAGTTGTAA
- a CDS encoding putative bifunctional diguanylate cyclase/phosphodiesterase: protein MSEAERQETLQEDREQVHEDTGISFEFDYLTGLMGMRRFLACNEQIRETVKKENRIPDRWIVFFNLSSFKLYNVTYGIEAGDHVLKSIADILRDVFRTDIIARFADDHFVVSVKSGEVEAKTNEVIRRVSKIDTRSVLRMKAGLYHISDAAVRANEACDYAKLACDSIAKNMTRSVCIYDESLSERLKLDQYIVDHIREAIAKGWIEIVLQPVIRSLSGKVCGAEALSRWHDPVKGNLSPAAFIPALEQAHLIHLLDTYVVKQACETIREVLDNGDEPVPISFNLSRLDFQDTDPVRVVEENVSRYDIPRDYLCVEITETALMQDTAVIQSAMDRFRKLGYQVWMDDFGSGYSSLNTLKDFTFDEIKIDMMFLSSFTERSRMILKSVISMAKEMKTQTLAEGVETKEQFEYLRSIGCEKVQGYYFGRPMNRADYNRNIEENGLEVEPHSMAGYYAEIGHVDMISDKPLALLEHDTGDFHPVFLNDAFQQILHEVGIESLEEAERRLNDKSVVTHNTYERFVKKVESGNREMVLVYPERDKMMRLEAQKVAQFGSRYMLRLSISYTEEREVSRKQKKPDAYLRSLAMVYDGVVAVHLKEGYIERVLSNGSFEMFEQRYTGLKQSFHLFAQTFIAPEDRERYLAFIDMDTLAERIRESGKGFISDQFRIYDTKIETFITKMLIAFLAPNMDSEIAFGMMRSV from the coding sequence ATGAGTGAAGCAGAGAGGCAGGAGACGCTGCAGGAAGACAGAGAGCAGGTCCATGAAGATACAGGAATCTCTTTTGAGTTTGATTATCTGACCGGGCTTATGGGAATGCGCCGGTTTCTCGCCTGCAATGAACAGATCCGCGAGACAGTGAAAAAAGAAAATCGGATCCCGGACCGGTGGATTGTCTTTTTCAATCTTTCGTCATTCAAGCTGTACAATGTGACCTACGGCATTGAGGCGGGCGATCATGTGCTGAAGAGCATTGCGGATATCTTGAGGGACGTCTTCCGGACAGACATCATTGCCCGTTTCGCGGATGATCACTTCGTCGTCAGCGTAAAGTCGGGTGAGGTGGAAGCGAAGACGAACGAGGTCATCCGGAGAGTATCGAAGATTGACACCCGGTCCGTCTTAAGGATGAAGGCCGGGCTTTACCACATCAGCGACGCAGCGGTCCGGGCCAACGAGGCCTGCGATTACGCGAAGCTGGCGTGTGACTCGATTGCAAAAAATATGACGCGCTCTGTCTGCATCTATGACGAGTCCCTCTCGGAGAGACTGAAACTTGATCAGTACATCGTGGACCACATCCGCGAAGCGATTGCAAAGGGATGGATCGAAATCGTTCTTCAGCCGGTGATCCGGTCGCTCTCCGGAAAAGTCTGCGGGGCGGAGGCGCTCTCGCGCTGGCATGACCCGGTTAAAGGGAATCTTTCACCGGCTGCCTTCATACCGGCTCTCGAGCAGGCGCATCTGATTCATCTGCTCGATACATATGTGGTGAAGCAGGCATGTGAGACGATCCGTGAAGTTCTGGACAACGGAGATGAGCCTGTCCCGATCTCCTTCAACCTTTCCCGCCTGGATTTTCAGGATACGGATCCGGTCAGGGTCGTCGAGGAAAATGTCTCCCGGTATGATATCCCGCGGGATTATCTCTGCGTCGAGATCACGGAGACAGCCCTGATGCAGGACACAGCTGTCATCCAGAGCGCGATGGACCGCTTCCGGAAGCTCGGTTACCAGGTCTGGATGGATGATTTCGGGAGCGGCTATTCATCCCTCAACACGCTTAAGGACTTCACGTTTGATGAGATCAAGATCGATATGATGTTTCTCTCTTCCTTCACAGAGAGAAGCCGGATGATCCTGAAATCGGTCATCTCCATGGCGAAGGAGATGAAGACGCAGACGCTCGCGGAAGGCGTGGAGACAAAGGAGCAGTTTGAATATCTGCGGTCGATCGGCTGTGAGAAAGTACAGGGGTATTATTTTGGAAGGCCGATGAACCGGGCGGATTACAATAGGAATATCGAGGAAAACGGCCTGGAAGTTGAGCCGCACTCGATGGCCGGTTATTATGCGGAGATCGGTCATGTGGATATGATCAGCGACAAGCCGCTGGCTCTCCTTGAGCACGATACCGGCGACTTTCATCCGGTTTTCTTGAATGACGCTTTCCAGCAGATTCTGCATGAGGTTGGGATCGAGTCACTCGAGGAAGCCGAAAGAAGACTGAATGACAAGAGCGTTGTGACCCATAATACCTATGAACGTTTTGTGAAGAAGGTGGAGAGTGGGAACCGGGAGATGGTTCTGGTCTACCCGGAGCGGGACAAGATGATGCGGCTGGAGGCTCAGAAGGTTGCGCAGTTCGGGAGCCGGTACATGCTGCGGCTGTCGATCAGTTATACAGAGGAAAGGGAGGTTTCCAGAAAGCAGAAAAAGCCTGATGCCTATCTGCGTTCTCTGGCCATGGTTTACGATGGCGTGGTCGCCGTCCATCTGAAGGAAGGCTATATTGAGCGGGTTCTGTCGAACGGCTCGTTTGAGATGTTCGAGCAGAGATATACCGGTCTTAAGCAGAGCTTTCATCTGTTCGCACAGACTTTCATTGCACCGGAAGACAGGGAACGGTACCTGGCCTTCATCGATATGGATACGCTGGCCGAACGGATCAGGGAAAGCGGAAAAGGGTTTATCTCCGATCAGTTCCGGATCTATGACACGAAAATAGAGACATTTATAACGAAGATGCTGATCGCCTTCCTGGCGCCCAACATGGATAGTGAGATCGCCTTTGGTATGATGCGAAGTGTGTAA
- a CDS encoding ISL3 family transposase, translating to MISVTTLCKELLNVNGLVVDDADFFTNKYGELCVLIKVHLRKGLQWRCPVCGKRYTRIYDAPYENKRWRALDFGGILVYIEAYLPRICCKEHGVKTADVPWAFPNSNFTKDFDYTVTWMGKYLSRSAISKYMRIDWRTVGRCIARVHEDLEPDVNVRLDGAVKIGIDETSYRKGHSYITVVVNHETNTVIWAAKDHGKSVLQKFCEQLTPEQRASIRVVTGDGARWITDCVKEYFPNAERCVDPFHVVEWATEALDKVRVVAWRRAQEAAKAVAVSRGKGRPRKDDTEAQIAAAAKKKADQIKKSMYSLGKAPEHLTSNQAVRLEMIAKSDNQLYRAYLLKEKLRLIFQIDDVDEAEQELIAWVKWARHCRIPEFVELQRKIMRQKDHILNTIRLDVSNARIEATNNKIKLLIRQAYGFRDVDNMIHMVMLYCSDLKIPLPNRGTRRGVLSHAA from the coding sequence GTGATTTCAGTTACTACATTATGCAAAGAACTGTTGAATGTCAATGGTCTTGTCGTTGACGATGCCGATTTTTTTACCAACAAGTATGGTGAACTATGTGTCTTGATCAAAGTACATCTGCGCAAGGGTTTACAGTGGAGATGCCCTGTATGCGGCAAGCGTTATACCCGGATCTATGACGCTCCTTATGAGAATAAGCGCTGGCGGGCGTTGGATTTCGGTGGAATTCTTGTTTACATCGAAGCATACCTTCCGCGTATTTGCTGCAAGGAGCATGGTGTCAAGACCGCCGATGTCCCATGGGCTTTCCCGAATTCGAACTTTACTAAAGACTTCGATTACACCGTCACCTGGATGGGCAAGTATCTCAGCCGCAGTGCCATCTCCAAATATATGAGGATTGACTGGCGCACTGTCGGCAGATGTATCGCACGAGTCCACGAAGATCTCGAACCTGATGTCAACGTCCGTCTTGACGGAGCTGTGAAGATCGGGATCGATGAAACCAGCTACCGTAAAGGGCACAGCTACATCACAGTTGTTGTAAACCACGAGACCAATACCGTTATCTGGGCTGCAAAGGATCACGGCAAGTCGGTTCTGCAGAAGTTCTGCGAACAGCTGACTCCAGAGCAGCGCGCATCCATCAGGGTAGTGACCGGCGACGGCGCACGTTGGATCACAGACTGCGTAAAGGAGTATTTCCCAAATGCAGAACGCTGTGTTGATCCGTTCCACGTCGTGGAGTGGGCAACCGAAGCGCTTGACAAGGTACGTGTCGTCGCCTGGCGAAGAGCACAGGAGGCCGCAAAGGCCGTTGCTGTATCCAGAGGCAAAGGCCGTCCCAGGAAGGACGATACAGAAGCCCAGATCGCAGCGGCTGCCAAGAAGAAAGCTGACCAGATCAAAAAGTCCATGTACTCCCTGGGCAAGGCACCGGAACACCTGACATCGAATCAGGCAGTCCGCCTCGAAATGATCGCCAAGTCTGATAATCAGCTGTATCGAGCATACCTTCTAAAAGAAAAGCTGCGGTTGATCTTCCAGATCGATGACGTCGATGAGGCGGAGCAGGAACTCATTGCCTGGGTTAAATGGGCCCGGCATTGCCGCATACCTGAGTTCGTAGAACTGCAGAGAAAGATCATGCGGCAAAAGGATCATATCCTGAACACGATACGGCTTGATGTCAGCAACGCACGTATCGAAGCAACCAACAACAAGATAAAACTGCTCATCCGACAGGCCTACGGATTTCGTGATGTCGACAATATGATTCACATGGTCATGCTGTATTGTTCGGACCTGAAAATCCCGTTGCCGAATCGAGGTACTCGGAGAGGCGTTTTATCTCATGCGGCGTAG
- a CDS encoding integrase core domain-containing protein has translation MDIIQYLVAVVNDLYRQNCWLISFICKYIPLKQWAFDDATSPKYEKFKTDKLPVIIPVEKKDWKHLRMEYKRSHNGRDLPPVRRRKDCDLPSGLRCPCCNAPVDYIYRNNGSKGQCLCKACGKMFSPGTRRFNKKFELHCPFCGHSLVPVKSRKHFTIWKCVNRNCSYYKNSLKHVDPDSPNGKSDYKLHYLYREFTMDFFQMKLDDGSGKVAAMRFRKFDQNIMGLCLTLHVNLQLSLRKTSQALMDLYGFRVSHQQVANYCKIAARCVKPFVDHYDYHPGSAFVADETYIKVRGIKSYIWFIMDAVSRSIIGYRVSASRSVGPCIMAMRMAFRHLGNVLPEGFKFIADGYSAYPLAAQQFLYKFGEKMKFEITQVIGLTNSDAVTTEYRPYKQLIERLNRTYKASYRHTNGFDGLEGANYNLVLWVAYYNFLRPHRHNRFQVLNKDPDIELAGSMPGKWQIMIYLGQKAILEQQKAAQA, from the coding sequence ATGGACATTATACAATATTTGGTTGCGGTCGTGAATGACCTTTATCGCCAGAACTGCTGGCTGATTTCTTTTATCTGCAAATATATTCCCCTTAAACAGTGGGCTTTCGATGACGCCACTTCCCCAAAATACGAGAAATTCAAAACGGATAAGCTGCCTGTCATTATTCCCGTTGAGAAAAAAGACTGGAAGCATCTCCGGATGGAATACAAGCGAAGCCACAACGGCCGTGACCTGCCTCCAGTCAGGCGCCGGAAGGATTGTGATCTTCCTTCTGGCCTTCGCTGTCCCTGCTGCAACGCCCCCGTCGACTACATTTACCGCAATAACGGTTCCAAAGGACAATGCCTTTGTAAGGCCTGCGGGAAGATGTTTTCTCCCGGGACCAGACGCTTTAACAAAAAATTCGAGCTCCATTGCCCCTTCTGCGGCCATTCCCTTGTGCCCGTAAAGAGCCGTAAGCATTTCACCATCTGGAAGTGCGTGAATCGGAACTGTTCATACTACAAGAACAGCCTGAAGCATGTGGATCCCGACTCACCGAACGGCAAGAGTGACTACAAACTCCACTATCTTTACCGCGAGTTCACCATGGACTTCTTCCAGATGAAACTGGACGATGGTTCTGGAAAAGTAGCTGCTATGCGTTTCCGCAAGTTTGACCAGAACATCATGGGCTTATGTCTGACGCTCCATGTCAACCTCCAGCTTTCCCTGAGAAAAACATCACAGGCCCTCATGGATCTCTATGGCTTCCGGGTCAGCCACCAGCAGGTTGCCAACTACTGTAAGATTGCCGCCAGATGTGTAAAGCCCTTCGTTGACCATTACGACTACCATCCCGGCTCCGCTTTTGTGGCGGATGAGACTTACATCAAGGTCCGCGGCATTAAATCTTACATCTGGTTCATCATGGATGCGGTAAGCCGCTCCATCATCGGCTACCGGGTATCCGCCAGCCGCAGTGTCGGGCCATGTATCATGGCCATGCGGATGGCCTTCCGGCATCTGGGGAATGTTCTTCCCGAAGGCTTTAAATTCATTGCTGATGGATACAGCGCCTACCCTCTGGCCGCCCAGCAGTTCCTCTACAAGTTCGGCGAAAAGATGAAATTCGAGATTACCCAGGTCATCGGACTAACCAACAGCGATGCCGTCACAACGGAGTACCGCCCGTACAAACAGCTGATCGAGCGGCTCAACCGCACGTACAAGGCGTCCTACCGTCACACCAACGGCTTCGATGGATTGGAAGGCGCCAACTATAATCTGGTGCTCTGGGTTGCCTACTACAACTTTCTGCGTCCTCACAGGCACAACCGCTTCCAGGTGCTCAACAAAGATCCTGACATTGAACTCGCCGGCAGCATGCCAGGCAAATGGCAGATCATGATATACCTCGGCCAGAAGGCCATCCTGGAACAGCAAAAAGCTGCGCAGGCATAA